The Acidimicrobiales bacterium genomic sequence CGTGGTCGTGTGCCTGGTCGCCTGGCTGCGGGGCGAGCGAGGGCGCGAGTCCGGCCCCAGCCTCGTGCTCGCCGGCATCGCCCTCATGGTCGTGAGCGCCTGGGTGGGCTTCACCCTGCCGCTGGGGTCACACGGCCAGAACGACCGGCTGTTCGCGGCGTCCTCCATCGGCTCGGCCCTCGTCGTGGTGGGCATCGTGCGCTTCGCCTGGGACCGCAGCCACGCCTCGCTGCCGTCCCATCGGATCGCCCGGGGCCTGATCTACGCCGGCGTGGCCGCCTTCGTGGGTGTGTGCCTCATCGGCCAGCGCATCTCCCTCGGCTCGTGGATCGAGGCCGGGGACGACGCCGTGGCCGCGATGGCCTACATCCGCGAGAACGCCGACGGCGACCCGGGGGCCAGCCACTTCGTCATCGGTCCCACCCGCATCTACCGCAACGCGGTGAGCGGCATCCAGGACGGCGACGGCAAGTGGGCCCTGCGCCTCACCTTCGGTGACGAGGGCGGCGGCACCCTACGCATCCCCGACACCCCCGACGGTTTCATCCAGCAAACCGATGACGAGGTGCTTGTCGAATGGTCGCAGGTCTTGCCAGGACCACCTCCCCCGCCGGCCACCGACCCCTGAGAAACGGGGTAGCGGGCCGGGGGTGGCGCCGTTCCGGAGGGTCCAGGAGCCGCCGCCGGTTCTTGGTTTTGGCGGCGGTCCTGGATACCGGAACGGGGACAGGACCCGCCGGCCCGCGGGGGCAGCCCCCTAGAGCCGGCGGTCCTGGATACCGGAACGGGGACAGGACCCGCCGGCCCGCGGGGCAGCCCCCTGGAGCCGCCGGCCCGCGGGGGCAGCCCCCTAGAGCCCTAGGTCTTTGACGATGCCGGCCATGAGCTCGCCGGCCTCGGTGGGGTTCTGGCCCACCTGGGCGCCGGCGGCGCGCAAGGCGTCCATCTTCGCCGAGGCCGTGCCCTTGCCACCCGAAACGATGGCGCCGGCGTGGCCCATCTTCTTGCCGGGAGGGGCGGTCACGCCGGCGATGTACGCGGACACCGGCTTCGTCATGGAGCTCTTGATGAAGTCCGCCGCCTCCTCCTCGGCCGAGCCACCGATCTCGCCGATCATCATCACGGCCTTGGTGTCCGGGTCGGCCTCGAAGCGCTCGAGGCAGTCGATGAAGGTGGTGCCGGGGACGGGGTCCCCGCCGATGCCCACGCAGGTGGTCTGACCGATGCCCTTCTGGGTGAGCTCGTGCAGGGCCTGGTAGGTGAGCGTGCCCGAGCGGCTCACGATGCCCACCGGACCGCCGCCCATGGCGATCTCGCCGGCGGTGATGCCGATGTTGCACTTGCCGGGGCTGATGATGCCGGGGCAGTTCGGGCCGAGCAGCTGCACGTCGGGGAAGTTGCGCTTGAGGTCGTTGTAGAACAGCGCCTCGTCCTGGGCAGGCACGCCCTCGGTGATGACCACGATCATCTTCACGCCGCCCTCGGCGGCCTCCATGACCGCGGCCTTGACGCCGGGGGCGGGGATGAAGATGCAGGACACGTCGGCGCCGGTGGCCTCGACCGCGTCGCCCACGGAGGCGAAGATCGGGATGCCGTCGACCTCCTCGCCGGCCTTCTTCGGGTTGGTGCCGGCCACCACCTGGGTGCCGTAGTCCCGGTTGCGCAGGCCGTAGAAGCGGCCCTGGCTGCCGGTGAGGCCCTGGTAGACGACCTTGGTGTTCTCGTCGACGAAAATTGCCATCGGGATCAGGCTCCTTCCGCGGCAAGGGCCACGGCGCGGCGGGCCGCCTCGAGCATCGTCGGCTCGGACAGCAGCTTGTCGGATGCGTGCTCGGCGAGGATCGCCCGGCCCTCGTCGGCGTTGGTGCCGTCGAGGCGGATCACGATGGGGGAGCTGATCTCCACGCGGCTCAGGGCCTGGACGATGCCGTTGGCCACCTCCTCGCCGCGGGTGATGCCGCCGAAGATGTTGATGAAGATCGAGCGGACTTTC encodes the following:
- the sucD gene encoding succinate--CoA ligase subunit alpha, which codes for MAIFVDENTKVVYQGLTGSQGRFYGLRNRDYGTQVVAGTNPKKAGEEVDGIPIFASVGDAVEATGADVSCIFIPAPGVKAAVMEAAEGGVKMIVVITEGVPAQDEALFYNDLKRNFPDVQLLGPNCPGIISPGKCNIGITAGEIAMGGGPVGIVSRSGTLTYQALHELTQKGIGQTTCVGIGGDPVPGTTFIDCLERFEADPDTKAVMMIGEIGGSAEEEAADFIKSSMTKPVSAYIAGVTAPPGKKMGHAGAIVSGGKGTASAKMDALRAAGAQVGQNPTEAGELMAGIVKDLGL